One stretch of Xiphophorus maculatus strain JP 163 A chromosome 19, X_maculatus-5.0-male, whole genome shotgun sequence DNA includes these proteins:
- the dlk1 gene encoding protein delta homolog 1 encodes MHLIGVVLILVVTGIAKGWECSAACSTENGFCEKPGKCRCKPGWEGENCDRCIPFPGCLHGACEKAWQCVCKEGWVDSLCDQDTRLCSSKPCPSNATCIERGEGGYLCVCPQGYGGENCQMKQRLCLLNGSPCQNGGTCVEASGSAADPSCLCPPGFSGALCDISAGSCQPNPCLNGGNCTDHGLAFTCACPPGYTGFTCNDTSSLSACAGAPCANGGTCVGQSDGTFRCICQKWYSGPTCSLHHRQRSRTRPANTRPVEHRGFALTPQHYSLPAHAFHKLLRPPERDLLKITLKESVHSTGVLVTHGQLICFGMLALLTCLVILGTTGIVFFGRCETWLANAKYSQLVRQQREHLLREAGSTSQEEPEHSVNIILPEKIRLSSFGRHYTSI; translated from the exons ATGCATCTCATCGGGGTGGTCTTAATTCTGGTCGTGACGGGAATAGCAAAAG GCTGGGAATGCAGCGCGGCGTGCAGCACAGAAAATGGGTTTTGTGAGAAGCCGGGGAAGTGCAG GTGCAAACCCGGGTGGGAGGGGGAGAACTGCGACCGCTGCATCCCGTTCCCAGGCTGTTTGCACGGCGCGTGTGAGAAAGCCTGGCAGTGCGTCTGCAAAGAGGGCTGGGTGGACAGCCTGTGCGACCAAG ATACTCGCCTGTGCTCATCCAAGCCTTGTCCCAGTAACGCCACCTGCATAGAGAGAGGAGAGGGCGGCTACCTGTGTGTCTGTCCCCAGGGCTACGGTGGAGAAAACTGCCAGATGAAGCAGAGACTTTGCCTTCTGAACGG CTCTCCTTGTCAAAATGGAGGCACGTGTGTGGAGGCCAGCGGCTCTGCAGCCGACCCTTCCTGTTTATGTCCTCCTGGATTTTCCGGCgccctctgtgacatcagcgcCGGCAGCTGCCAGCCGAACCCTTGCCTCAACGGGGGCAACTGCACGGACCACGGCCTGGCCTTCACATGCGCCTGTCCGCCCGGCTACACCGGCTTCACGTGCAACGACACCAGCAGCCTCTCCGCCTGCGCAGGTGCGCCTTGCGCCAACGGTGGAACGTGCGTCGGTCAGTCCGACGGAACCTTCCGCTGCATTTGCCAGAAATGGTACTCGGGTCCCACCTGTTCCCTCCATCACAGACAGAGATCCAGGACCAGGCCTGCCAATACCAGACCAGTGGAGCACAGAGGATTTGCTCTCACTCCGCAGCACTACTCCCTCCCTGCCCACGCCTTTCACAAGCTGCTCAGACCACCGGAGAGAGACTTGCTGAAGATCACCCTGAAGGAGTCGGTCCACTCCACTGGCGTCCTCGTCACCCACGGCCAGCTCATCTGTTTCGGCATGCTGGCCTTGCTCACCTGTCTGGTTATCTTGGGCACCACAGGAATAGTCTTCTTTGGTCGCTGCGAGACGTGGCTGGCCAACGCCAAGTACAGCCAGCTTGTGCGGCAGCAGCGGGAACACCTGCTGAGGGAAGCTGGCAGCACGAGCCAGGAAGAACCGGAGCACTCTGTAAACATCATCCTGCCAGAAAAGATTAGACTCTCCAGCTTCGGGAGACACTACACCTCCATCTGA